One window of Ailuropoda melanoleuca isolate Jingjing chromosome 3, ASM200744v2, whole genome shotgun sequence genomic DNA carries:
- the SAP30L gene encoding histone deacetylase complex subunit SAP30L: MAETLLSTTLTFLSALHLPEARTSLLEVDLFQLQVNTLRRYKRHYKLQTRPGFNKAQLAETVSRHFRNIPVNEKETLAYFIYMVKSNKSRLDQKSDGSKQLE; encoded by the exons ATGGCGGAGACTCTCCTGAGCACGACACTGACATTCCTGAG tgctCTCCACCTGCCTGAAGCAAGAACATCTCTTTTAGAG gtTGATCTGTTCCAGCTGCAGGTGAACACTCTACGGCGTTATAAACGACACTACAAATTGCAGACCAGACCAGGCTTCAATAAGGCCCAGTTAGCAGAA ACTGTCAGCCGACACTTCAGGAACATACCTGTGAATGAAAAAGAGACGCTCGCCTACTTCATCTACATGGTGAAGAGTAACAAGAGTCGACTGGACCAGAAATCGGACGGCAGCAAACAGCTTGAGTGA
- the HAND1 gene encoding heart- and neural crest derivatives-expressed protein 1 isoform X2 — protein MNLVGSYAHHHHHHHHHHPHPTHPMLHEPFLFGSASRCHQERPYFQSWLLSPADAAPDFPAGGPPPTAAAAPAAYGPDARPGQSPGRLETLGGRLGRRKGSGPKKERRRTESINSAFAELRECIPNVPADTKLSKIKTLRLATSYIAYLMDVLAKDAQAGDPEAFKAELKKADGGRESKRKRELQHEGFPPALGPGEKRIKGRTGWPQQVWALELNQ, from the exons ATGAACCTCGTCGGCAGCTAcgcacaccaccaccaccatcaccatcatcaccacccaCACCCAACGCACCCCATGCTCCACGAACCCTTCCTCTTCGGCTCGGCCTCGCGCTGTCACCAGGAGCGGCCCTACTTCCAGAGCTGGCTGCTGAGCCCCGCTGACGCTGCCCCAGACTTCCCCGCCGGCGGGCCACCGCCCACAGCCGCGGCGGCCCCCGCAGCCTACGGTCCCGACGCCAGGCCGGGCCAGAGCCCCGGGCGGCTGGAGACGCTCGGAGGCCGCCTGGGCCGGCGGAAAGGCTCAGGACCCAAGAAGGAGCGGAGGCGCACAGAGAGCATTAACAGCGCGTTCGCAGAGCTGCGCGAGTGCATCCCCAACGTGCCAGCGGACACCAAGCTCTCCAAGATCAAGACTCTGCGCCTGGCCACCAGCTACATCGCCTATCTGATGGACGTGCTGGCCAAGGACGCACAGGCCGGCGACCCTGAAGCCTTCAAGGCCGAACTCAAGAAGGCGGATGGCGGCCGCGAGAGCAAGCGGAAAAGGGAGCTG CAACATGAAGGctttcctcctgccctgggcccaggcGAGAAGAGGATTAAAGGGCGCACAGGCTGGCCGCAGCAAGTCTGGGCGCTGGAGTTAAACCAGTGA
- the HAND1 gene encoding heart- and neural crest derivatives-expressed protein 1 isoform X1: MNLVGSYAHHHHHHHHHHPHPTHPMLHEPFLFGSASRCHQERPYFQSWLLSPADAAPDFPAGGPPPTAAAAPAAYGPDARPGQSPGRLETLGGRLGRRKGSGPKKERRRTESINSAFAELRECIPNVPADTKLSKIKTLRLATSYIAYLMDVLAKDAQAGDPEAFKAELKKADGGRESKRKRELQQHEGFPPALGPGEKRIKGRTGWPQQVWALELNQ; encoded by the exons ATGAACCTCGTCGGCAGCTAcgcacaccaccaccaccatcaccatcatcaccacccaCACCCAACGCACCCCATGCTCCACGAACCCTTCCTCTTCGGCTCGGCCTCGCGCTGTCACCAGGAGCGGCCCTACTTCCAGAGCTGGCTGCTGAGCCCCGCTGACGCTGCCCCAGACTTCCCCGCCGGCGGGCCACCGCCCACAGCCGCGGCGGCCCCCGCAGCCTACGGTCCCGACGCCAGGCCGGGCCAGAGCCCCGGGCGGCTGGAGACGCTCGGAGGCCGCCTGGGCCGGCGGAAAGGCTCAGGACCCAAGAAGGAGCGGAGGCGCACAGAGAGCATTAACAGCGCGTTCGCAGAGCTGCGCGAGTGCATCCCCAACGTGCCAGCGGACACCAAGCTCTCCAAGATCAAGACTCTGCGCCTGGCCACCAGCTACATCGCCTATCTGATGGACGTGCTGGCCAAGGACGCACAGGCCGGCGACCCTGAAGCCTTCAAGGCCGAACTCAAGAAGGCGGATGGCGGCCGCGAGAGCAAGCGGAAAAGGGAGCTG CAGCAACATGAAGGctttcctcctgccctgggcccaggcGAGAAGAGGATTAAAGGGCGCACAGGCTGGCCGCAGCAAGTCTGGGCGCTGGAGTTAAACCAGTGA